A segment of the Bactrocera neohumeralis isolate Rockhampton chromosome 3, APGP_CSIRO_Bneo_wtdbg2-racon-allhic-juicebox.fasta_v2, whole genome shotgun sequence genome:
ttttttggcaaaatcaatttattttattcaaaatagtcttcttctgcttcattacagctttttgcacggtccaaaagcatatcgaacgagtgttttagctcgttggtcggtatggcctctacgtctgcataatgctttcctttcataggcaaatgcatttttccgaaaaggaagaagtcgcacgatgccatatcaggtgaatacgggaagtggttaatggtttaaatgtgatttttggtcaaataatcggtcacaagcgtcgattgaatgttggattctgagcaatttttcgtcgtcagtcaatttgtgcggaacaaaccgtgcacacacctttcataaaccaaaatgttcggtcaaaatgcgattaGTCGATGTTTTGTTCCATTCCATTTCCTTGAATTCCATTGattatttcggctgatttttgatgaattcacgcacagtttcaatggaatttccggtgatcacggattttgattggcccacatgttgatcgtcatttaagtATGTCCTCACgtccactttgaaaacgttgaaaccactcgtgcactctgctgggggataggcaatcatcgccataaacttgtttcatcaattgaaacatttcggtaaaagttttgccaattttaaaacaaaatttaatgttggctctcattttcgtaccgataacacaaacatactgacacttaaaacgcaataacttcacttccaatcaatgaaatgtcatgaaattctcactagataatcgataaagatagcagattctgaCAATTTAGTCGACGTATAGATGGCatcaccagggggcgctagattcaaaaagtcgtgtttactttggaaggcaCCTTGTATATATCAAACACATAGAGCCATGCCTCATCGGTAGTTACAATGAtcttcatgaatgtgggattggAATTCGCACAATCTTGTCCAAAGAGACTTGTTtacgtactctttttgaaaacaattcgggacgagtcgagaaataacgcgtttcatacccaaaatgtCCACCAAAATAATTCGATCGGACTCGCGAAAGATGTCAAGCTTTCTTCCTATATTTCTAAAACTTGCTTtccgattttcaagcaccatatcattaactcttttaatatttttagtagttGAAGTgacgaaggtcgtccagaacgaggcattcAACTATCAACTACCGTCTTTGAAATATTATTCACCCggtgaatttaattacaatttccaagtgcttttttgtcacaatatatgtatataaaaacttcTGCAACTCAATATGTTAACTTttctgtaattaaaaataaactacgCAATTAGtaactaaaaatgtatttaattacaGACTCATATTGTGTGAATAGCATTTCACAAGTTCACATAAACATGATTAGGACGTGGCCCGCAGTCGTGCGAGCAAGACGTGTAGACCTACTACGGTCTGATCAGTCTGTGACACCGACGCGGGTATAGGATCTACTTATTACGttagtcatattttttttattatgagtaattatgtatgtgttatttatttgattttatgtatttgtttgaattgcattttatttgtttacaagtACTGTtacgatttttgaaatttttaggttataaataataaaaaaatgaatgatgAACGTATTCGATTGTTGTTGAAGGAGGAAAGTTCAGACTACAATTACGACGATGAATTTGATAGCGAAGTTGAAGATGGTCGACCACCCCAAGAAGAAACACGTGATTTTGAGGATGAAATTCAGTCTTCTGACAGAGAGCACGATTCTCAATCCAAAtcagaaaataatgaaattaacagAGATTATTACATCGGAAAAATCGGGCGTATGCGGTGGAATAAAACTCCTGGATCAAGTAAGGTTAAGATCTAAGGGTGAAGCTAGAACCCCTTTAGAAATATGGAGGTTATTTTTCTCGGAAAGTGCTTATATTCGGATTGTTCAGTGcacaaattaagaaataaaccGCCTAAAAGATAAGTTTTCACAAGAAAGGGGACTGCGTAGAGACGGATCCAATAGAAATTGAAGCGTTGTTCGGTCTCTTACTCTATGCAGGAGTATGAAGAAATAGTCGACTAAATGCCAAAGATTTGTTCAAAACTGACGGGCTATGAGTAGGAACATATTCGATTTATTACTACGGTGTCTCCGGTTTGATGATAAGGATACTCGTGTAGAACGTGCAGCAGTTGATAAACTTTCTCCCATCAGAGAGTTGTTTGGAGAGGTggtagaatttttcaaaaaatattacggCTTGTCACAGTTTGTAACAATCGACGAAAAGTTGGAAGCTTTTAGAGGTCGCTGCATTTTTAGGcaatatatccatatatatccATTTGCATTGCGCTGCTGGATAAGCTCGATCACGAATATAAGTTCAGCCTGATTGGAACTGtgcggaaaaataaaaaagggctACCCAAACAGTTTACTGAATTACGAGGTCGAGCTAAAAAATCCAGTGTATTTGGACATCGCGGCAACTGCAGCCTTGTATCGTATATACctaaaaaagacaaaaatgtcTTGCTTTTGTCCAGCACGCACGatgatgaaaatattgatgaaGAGACAGGCAAACCACAGATCATCATGGACTATAATGCGACTAAAGGTGGAGTCGATACGGTCGACAAAATGTGTGAGACGTACATATAATGTCGCTCGAGGCACAAATAGGTGGCCTATGGTAATATTTGACAGTTTGAAGAATGTGGCAGGAATAAACTCGTTTGTTTTATATCTTATGAATAATGTTAACAAGAAGATTAGCCGCAGAACGGGCGACGAGCACTCACTCTTTCTCTGCCAAGGACACTGAGGTTAAGACTTgatgaaatatgcaaattagaTGGCCCTGAATCTGCAGCTGCATCTATCAACAATAAAATTGGCCAATGTGGATATTGCgcatcaaaaaaatatagaaaaacgcGGTACAACTGCGCTGCTTGTGCCAAATCTTTTTGTTTAAAGCATGCTGTTATGGTATGTTCTGACtgctttgaaaactttaatatttaactaaatttatgtTACAATGGTCTCAAGATATGtgatttttaagaattaaaagttattttttatttgttttccgaacaaaaagttttatgtttgtttttcctATACTATAAGAAAAAATGTGACTTTTAAGGCTGTTTTGGAAATACTGATAGTCACTAAAGTAAGAAATAAGTTATGctaacaattgatattttttgttatagttcccataaaataagaaaatataaacggttttatagaaaaacaagtaaggaaagggctaagttcgggtgtcaccgaacattttatactctccacgataaagtgataatcgaagtcatttacacatttttcaaataccgtacttgtgtaaagttttattccgctatcatcattggttcctaaatattttttttgataactttttttttataaaagttcatcggttctttatttgaaacgttagattggttcatgacatttacttttttgaagataatttataaatgttgaacggaaagtccaatcaagttttggcagaaaatccgcttttttatcgacaaattttgttcagcgttctggttgaatggctacgtaaataagcaaaattgccgcatttggggtgaagagcaaccagaagccgttcaagaactgcccatgcatcccgaaaaatgcactgtttggtgtggtttgtacgctggtggaatcattggaccgtattttttcaaagatgctgttggacgcaacgttacggtgaatggcgatcgctatcgttcgatgctaacaaactttttgtttcaaaaatggaagaacagtcatttgacatgtggtttcaacaagatggcgtaCTTGTGTAACAGCTTTATTCCGCAATTCATCTCATTggaccctaatgtatatattaatacagCTACGTCaaaaagtctacagaaataagccagcaactattccagctttggaagacaacagaTGGCTAATTGCCCAAAAAAATGGACcagcatttaaatgaaattatcttcaaaaagtaaattatattgtttcaaataaagaagatGAGATTTTGCGTGGCtcttaaaaaatgatattatacagaaaaggcatcagatggaattcaaaatagcgttatattgaaagaaggcgtggttgtgaaccgatttcacccatattttgtacatgtcatcagggtgctaagaaaatattatataccgaatttcattgaaatcggtctagtagttcctgagatatggtttttggtccataagtgggcgaggccacgccgattttcaatttttaaaaaaagcctgggtgcagcttccttctgcaatttcttccgtaaaatttagtgtttctgacttttagtgattttcaacataacctttgtatgggaggtgggcgtggttaatatccgatttcttccatttttgaactgtatatggaaatgcctgaaaaaaacgactccatagaatttggttgacatagctatagtagtttccgagatatgtacaaaaaacttagtagggtgcggggccactcccacttttccaaaaaaattacgtctaaatATGGCCtcccctaatgcgatcctttgtgccaaatttcacttctttaatatctttatttatggcttagttatgtcactttataggttttcggtttccgccattttgtgggcgtggcagtggccgattttgcccatcttcgaacttaaccttcttatggagccaagaaatacgtgtaccaagtttcatcatgatattttaatttttactcaagttacagcttgcacggacggacggacagacggacggacagacggacggacagacagacatccggatttcaattctactcgtcaccctgatcactttggtatacatatataactctatatctgactcttttagttttaggacttacaaacaaccgttatgtgaacaaaactataatactctccttagcaactttgttgcgagagtataaaaagggtCAATTGCTTTAGTTTCAGAGAATCGCAAAACACTCGGAGCTGTAATAGTACTGAGCTTGGATTGCGCGTATTTGAACTTAagtttataaacatatgtatatgttataatagtaataaatgaaatagtGAATAATTGATTTAAGAGACTTAAAGTAATAATAGATTTATTAATGCatttaggtatatacatatactatacatatatgcatttaacCTCTTTCCTTGCCGTCACATATTTCCGAATGTATAAGTAGTCATCGTTTataattgcaataaatttattctCTCCTACCAATTACTTAAAGATTATAGATTATTTATAAGTTGCGGAAAGCCGTTAAAATATATGAAGCTCTATTTACCTTCTGAATGGTAGTGTGTtaattattatcaatatttcaTGGTTATGCAGTTACATTATAAGGcgttattaaattcatttaatttaattgcagttaaagattaaattttatttcttctgtCTTTGGAGAagctcaattttattttctaacttataattccaatttctttaaaattttttatttattatttttacctgatttaaaaaacatcaaaatgTCTAAACTCCAGACATGGTAaacaattattgttttaagaagctaaataatataaacatgtaatattttattttaaagcaatctGCTCTATTCATACGATACAATCTGGTTAAAAGATTACTGGGGTTGCGTCGAGCAAAAACTCAAAGGTGCCGCCGCCTAAAGAGCAGAACTTTTTAAAgagttcttaaaataaaaagaaaacaagaaaaaacgttaactgcgGTTatactgaagctataataccattcacaaatatacaagatattttttttgagaaGATGCAAAATCTAAATAATCTTTATTTATGTGGTTCTTTCTGAAGTTTGAGGCACTCATTTTTGACAGATATTTGATAACACGAAACCATCATACGCAAGCCATATGTGCCAAGTTAAGAGAGTTGATGGAGTTAAAAACATGGAATTACGTCTTTCGATTGCCACATTTGATGCCTTTATTTACCTCTGTTCTCCAGCATGCTTCACACACACAAGCTTTATACCCCCATGCCAATCTCCACCTTATATTCACTAATAAATTATAACTGTTcactagatatacatatgtacttacggAATTTGAAAGCACGGAgctaaataaaagaaaacacaaagcaaagaacttttcttttcactataatatatttatttagcgtatgtatgtatgctccaCGTAACTCACGTCACTTGGCGGTTTTAATAAGAAACAGAAATTGCGGCGATTGTTGcggttaaaatgaaaaaaactagATTTCGCGGACGACTGCTTTGCTCCACGGATCAAACGGTAAAAGGCCGATCCCGGTCGGATCAATCCCTTTTGAAGGTTTGGGTGGTGAATAGATGCTGATTACGAGTCGTCTCGTTGATAATCGtatggttgttgtgttgtagtgtTGTAGTAATGATCGGTGTTAAGTACTGtgtttgatgcgtgtgtgtgtattggtgtaTGCTGTGAAATGTTGTGTGATGAGGTGTTGTGACGTgacgtgatgtgatgtgatgtgacgGGAGGTGATGCGATGTGAGATGTTCCAGCAGTTCATAGCTCATGtgaacatcccggcccccctaggcgagttAATCGGCTAGGAACCTCTGCAGCTGTTGCAGTGTGTTTAGTACAGCGCTCAACCCTGTTGAGCGTCGTTGTTGCTGACGATGAGCGTGGCGTGGCGGAGATGGCCGTGTACGTGTTGTGGTTGATTGGCTGCTTTGTCGTCGCCGGATAGCATCGCTGCGTGGTCTGGTACGGGTGTTGGTGCTACTTTCCGACGGATTGGCTCGGCGGGGAAAACGATGAAATAGAGTGTGATGGGGCCTCTGGCAATATTGACAGGCGCCGTCGGCCCAGCACTCTATGGTGGCGTGGTCATCTGCCAGGCAGGTCATGCAATGCCCATGGGCTCTTGCAACCTGTTTTCGTTGAGCGGGCTTCATGCTCTTAAAAATGGTACATCGTTTCAGGGCGTGTGGGCGATGGCACAGGCTGCAACATGGAGGCCCCTGTGGCTCCAATAGCTGCTCTTCCCTCATCTCCCTGATTGCTTCGGTGGATGGCGGTGGTTGCATAACCGTGGTCCTTGGAGCGGCAACGGGTGCAGCCGACGCTTTGGGTATAGCGATTTCGGACCTTATGgtgttggaggtggtttgggCCTCCTCTACGTCCATTTCTATGGGAATATagaattgtattaaattgattttgtttataatattagaatgtagttgttgtagctacatatatgcatatgtatatgtataatacgtTGGTCTTCAACGcgcttgtttgaatttatttgttgtataCGGATCATAAAGCGGGTTAATTTCGAATTAGC
Coding sequences within it:
- the LOC126753782 gene encoding uncharacterized protein LOC126753782: MDVEEAQTTSNTIRSEIAIPKASAAPVAAPRTTVMQPPPSTEAIREMREEQLLEPQGPPCCSLCHRPHALKRCTIFKSMKPAQRKQVARAHGHCMTCLADDHATIECWADGACQYCQRPHHTLFHRFPRRANPSESSTNTRTRPRSDAIRRRQSSQSTTTRTRPSPPRHAHRQQQRRSTGLSAVLNTLQQLQRFLAD